DNA from Chiloscyllium punctatum isolate Juve2018m chromosome 28, sChiPun1.3, whole genome shotgun sequence:
ggcctaatttctgctcctatgtcttatggtcttatgaaaaaGGGAGGTGTAAAGAATTTTATTAACtccaatcccccccccccacccagcaaACTGTAAGCGCATGTCCACCACTTGTACATATTGGTTGTCAAAGACTAGGTTCAGAGTCTGACCAGTGAGGTATAAGAGAGTCAGCAATGGTCCCTCAGAACTATGGTACCTATCACATGGTCCAAGagcctctctcccactcacactgcCCGCAGCCCCCTGGGCGGTTGGCACGGATTGTACAACTGGGCATCCGACCTGTTGGGGGCAGCACCAGATGCAGCCATCCGATCCTGAGGTGGACCTTAAAAcccactccccttccccctccccacctcgCTGCTTACATCCCGCAGGTAAAGACCGCTAAcccctggatgtaggtttgctcgatgagctggaaggttcatttccacacatttcgtcaccctactaagtaacatcttcagtgggcctcacgcaaagcactgctgataagtcctgctttctattgatatgtttgggtttctttgttttggtgatgtcatttcctgtggtgaagtaacTTCGTGCTCTTTTTCTCagtgggtggtaaatgggatccaagtcgatgtgtttggtgatagagttccggttggaatgccatgcttctaggaattctcatgcgtgtctctgtttggcttgtcctaggatgtgttGTCCTTCctcagttcttgcacggtattttgtaaatgacattagttttgcttgttgtctgtacaggAGCTTTCAAGTTCatcagctgctgttttagtgtgttggtgggtttgtgggctaccgcgtgcaaggactgtaccaaacactacattggacaaactggcagaaaactagccccctagatacatgaacaccaactagccacaaaacaacatgaccctctctcactagtatcctgacatatagatgaggaaggacaccactttgactaggacaatacatccatcctaggacaagccaaacagagacacgcgcgagaattcctagaagcatggcattccaaccggaactctgtcaccaaaacacatcgagttagaccccatctaccaccccctgagaaaaagtacaggaagtgacatcaccacaggaaatgacatcgccaacccaaagaaacccaaacatataaacagaaagcaagaaTCGTGTACAGTGCTtcgcccactgaagatgttacttagcatggtgacgaaacgtctggaaatgaactttccagctcagcgagcaaagctacatcccgaaccttaacctgagctacaaatcttctcgaaGCTCACTATCCTGCAAGATCCTCTCCCCCTTTTTGGAGGGTCCCAAGCTCAAATGGGTGAAGTGCGAGGGTGAGCAAAGGTCTGCTAGCGCAGAAAAGACGGCCCGAATGGCCTGCAGCATCACTTCACTGCCATCAGAGGTCGGTCAAAAATGAAGAGAGCGCGAACGAGACAGATTTTTGTTTTTAGCCAGGAAGGGACGTCGGGAAAGTGGAAGATCAGCTCCAGAGTCAATATTTTCTATGTAACTCCGCGCTCTCCCATCTAAACCTCCCCCATCCCACCTGACCCCAACCCTGGGTAGCCTTTCGGTTGATCACAAATCAGTCTGACTCAGTCCTCAGTGGGATTGTCTCCCCCACACTGGAAAATCTACAACGGGTGGCACagttggttagcactgttgcctcacagcaccaggttcgattccacccttgggcaaccgtgtgtgtggagtttgcacattctcccccgtgtctgcgtgggtttcctccgggtgctccagtttcctcccacagtcacaaagatgtgcaggtcagggtgaattggccgtgctaaattgtcccgtaagtgttcggtgcattagtcagagggaaatgggtctgggtgggttactcttcggaggggtcggtgttgggtcgaagggccctgtttccacactgtagggaatcgagtCTAAAGAAAAAAGGAGGGGTAGTGGATAGACAATTTTCGCACTGAGACGCAACTTATTCACCCCAAGGCACACTTGGGGGGCTCTCCCTACTCTCAGGGTCAGCACAGACATTAAAAATAGAacaggccctccaagcctgcacaaATCCAGATTctttatctaaacctgtcgcctattttcaaaggatctgtatccctttgctccctgtccaATCATGTATCCGTCttgatacatcttaaatgacgctatcgtccCCGCccctaccatctctgctggcaacaccttccaggcacccaccatcctatgcatgcccctcgtgacctctataaggtcaccccctcagcctccgacgctccagggaaaacagccccggcctgttcaacctctccctgtggctcaaaccctccaacatccttgtcaatcttttccgaaccctttcaggtttcctAGCATCCTTCCGCTAGAAGGAAGACCACAGAGGTTTCCACGCATATCCCTCCTGAACTTTTCCTCTCCCACTTTGAACTCCTTGTAATCGAgtccccccactctgggaaaacgtTTCTTGCTTTCCGCCCTATACCTCTAtagctctcatgattttgtagggctccccctcaatctccttcttTCCAAtaaaaaataatcctaatctactcgacctctcttcagagctaacaccctccatactaggcagcatcctggtgaacctcctctgcaccctctccaaagcatccatatcctttggtaatgtggtgaccagaactgtactcagtattccaaatgtggacgAACCAAGTCTTGTACAACtggaacatgacctgccaactcttgtactcaataccccgtcaaCGAAGGATAGACTAccgtgtgccttcttgaccactctattgacttGCGTTGCCACCATAAAGGTTGAATCAAAAATATGCTGGCGCTGTCTAGGGTGAGGCCTGGAGTCCTTGGAGTCCTGCATCCTGTTTCGatttccttacttgagaaaggaaatATTGGAGGGCGGTGCTGAGGAGATATGCGAGAATTCTTTTTCAGAGTCccgactgtgtggaaacaggccattcggcccaacaggtccacactgaccctccaaagagtaacccacacagacccattcccctaacctattactccacatttacccctaactaatatacctaacctacatatcctggACACTAcggtacaatttagcatggccaacccaccctaacctgcacatccctgggcactacggggcaatttcccatggccaatccaccctaacctgcacatctctggggactatgggacaatttagcatggtcaatccaccctaacctgcacatccctgggcactacgggacaatttagcatggccaatccaccctaacctgcacatccctgggcactatgagacaatttagcatggccaatccaccctaacctgcacatctctggggactatgggacaatttagcatggtcaatccaccctaacctgcacatccctggacactataggacaatttaacatggccaatccatcctaacctgcacatccctgggcactaggggacaatttagcatggccaatccatcctaacctgcacatccctggggactatgggacaatttagcatggccaatccaccctaacctgcacatccctgggcactacgggacaatttagcatggccaatccaccctaacctgcacatctctggggactatgggacaatttagcatggtcaatccaccctaacctgcacatcccggcAGTAcgggacaatttatcatggccaatccactccaacctgcacatccctgggcactacgggacaatttatcatggccaatccaccctaaccagcacatccctgggcactatgggacaatttagtatggccaatccaccctaacctgcacatccctggggcactatgggacaatttagcatggccaatccactccaacctgcacatccctgggcactacgggacaatttatcatggccaatccaccctaaccagcacatccctgggcactatgggacaatttagtatggccaatccaccctaacctgcacatccctggggcactatgggacaatttagcatggccaacccaccctaacctgcacatccctgggcactaggggacaatttagcatggccaatccaccctaacctgcacatccctggacactatgggacaatttagcatggccaatccaccctaacctgcacatccctgggcactatgggacaatttagcatcgccaatccaccctaacctgcacatccctgggcactatgggacaatttagcatcgccaatccaccctaacctgcacatccctgggcactatgggacaatttagcatggccaatccaccctaacctgcacatccctgggcactatgggacaatttagcatcgccaatccaccctaacctgcacatccctgggcactatgggacaatttagcatggccaatccaccctaacctgcacatccctgggcactatggcacaatttagcatggccaatccaccctaacctgcacatccctgggcactatgggacaatttagcatggccaatccaccctaacctgcacatccctgggcactatggcacaatttagcatggccaatccaccctaacctgcacatctttggattgtgggaggaaacaggagcacccggaggaaacccacgcagatacggggagaatgtacaaactctagaTTGATTCCGAAGTTGGGAGGGTTGCCTAATGACTTGACTAGGACTCTACTTATtgaaattcagaagaatgggggggggtgGTTGTCATAGAAACATCTGAAATGATGAAGGGACTAGATAAGATCGAAACAGGGAGGTTGTTCCCACTGGAGGGTGTGAAACTGAAATGAGGGGGTTTGGACTCAAAATAAGGAGgggagcagatttcggactgagcctgaggaggaacctcttcacccagagggttgggaATCTCTGGGAGTCCCCGCCCAGTTGAGGCTGCcttattaaatgttttcaagacaAAAAAGAACGAGTTTGGAGCAGTAAAGGGATCGAGGGTTAGGGTGAGCGGGCGGAGTAAGTGGAGCCAAGTTCGTGAGAAAGGTCGGCCATGATctttattgaatggcggagcaggcccGAGGGGTAAGATGGCCgcctcctgcttctgttccttaCGTTCTCAAAACGCTCAACAGTCCCCGGTTTGGCTGTCCAAAGGACTCAGAAAACACAGATGGGGTTTCCATACTTAGTAAAAATTACAGTTTATTACAAATGAATCAATTTTAACCACAGGTAAACAGAAGTACGAATTTCCAAACATAAATCTACTCACTGGAATTCCAAACCcttgcacgcgcgcacacacacacactcacacacatggatGGACACAAACAGACATGATGTTAAGGAAAACTGCTGGGGAAACACAGTTCAATAGGGCCACAGGATTCGAAAAAAGTTGTTCCTTCTGCTTTTAAACAAGAGTGTCTGCTGTCCAATCTTCATAACCAAGTCCTTTTAgttacagaatcatacagcacagaaacagaccctctggctcaaccagtccattatcccaaactaaactagtcccacctgcctgcacttggccaatgtccctccaaacctttcctattcatgtacttacccaaatgtctacTAAATGTACccactgtacccacatccaccacttcctcaggaaattcattccacacactaaccaccctctgtgtaaaaaaagttgcccttcatgtcttttgaaaatctttctcctcttatcttaagAATGTGCCCCTGGTCTCGAAATCCCCCATCccggggaaaagacacctaccgtCAACTTTATTtgtgcccctcacgattttataaatctctagatggttaccccccccccccaccccgccaacctccgacactccagtgaaaaatgttcccGCCTTTCTTGATAACTCagaccccggcaacatcctggtaaatctcttctgaaccaggAGACTATCAGGGCaaaagttaggccattcagccccatcacgtctgctccgccattaaatcatggctgacacacttctcaaccccattctcccgctttctccccgtaaccctcaatccccaagaacctatctatggatgtggatgtgggtttgctcgctgagctggaaggttcatttccagtcgTTTCGTCACCCTAACATCTTCAATGGGCCTGCGCTACTGATTTGCACCCTACAtcagacatctcggaaatgactgccagactactcagaccccttggcatcatggtagcccacaaacccaccaacgcactgaaacagcagctaatgaacttgaaagaccttatacagacaacaagcaaaattaatgtcatttacaaaataccgtgcaagaactgtaacaaacactacattggacagacaggcagaaaactagccccctagatacatgaacaccaactagccacaaaaccacatgaccctctctcactcgtatcctcacatacggatgaggaaggacaccacttcgactgggacaacacatccatcctaggacaagctaaacagagacacgtgcgagaattcctagaagcattccaaccagaactccatcaacaaatacAACAAGTTTGACGCCATCTACCACCCCCGAGACAAAGAACaagaagtgacatcaccacaggaaatgacatcaccaacccaaacatatcaatagaaagcaagaatcatcaacagtgctttgcctggaggcccactgaagatgtgacCTAGtcgggtgacgaaacgtctggaaatgaaccttccagctcagcgagcaaacctacatccagaacctcaacctgagctaccaatcttctcaaaactcgctaaaacctatctccgtcttaaatgtcctcaatgaccaggcctccacagccatctgtgggagtgaattccattgatcccccactctctggctgaagaagtttctccttatcttcctTCAGCCCACCCCTCACAGAAAACAGGATCAGACGACAATGGCGAACGACAAAGCCCAGACTTCGGAATTAAACTTCCCGGGGATGCTAGTTCGAATCTCGCCAGAGGAGACGGTGAAATTCAAACTCATTAAAAAACCTGGCGTCAAAAGGTTGGCGATGGCGTGAATATTCTTGATTATTGTAAAGACCTGTAGGCTTCACAAACGCCCGTCAGTGAAGGGAATCCGTCATCCTCACCCGGCCTGGGCTTACAGATGACCTATGACCCTCAGCAGTCCGTCTTGCCTGCCCTCTGGGGAATGATGGCTGACCCAACTGGCAACGCCCATGCCCAATAGACAAATTAATTTAAAACATGCTCCTCCAGAGCCTGATGGAGAGGAACAGGCCAATCAGCCCGAGTCTATCCAATCAGCTCGAGCTGATCTGTACCATAATCCCACCTGACTATATTTGCTCCATAATCTTTAAACCATCTCCTCACAAATTTACAAACTCCCCAACGCCAACGtagccaattttgttttgaagagagggggtgagcgagagagagagatttcccAGATTTCCACTTTCCTCCCTTGGATGATGAAGGGATTTCTGAcactcccactgccccccccccccccccacaccccacacacacacctcccagacCATTATAAGGCCTGGAACTGGGACTGCCCCCATTCAGGgcgagtggggagtattccctcaccctcctgactcaTGCCTGGTCGATGGtcggacaggctttggggagggagtcaggaggggagttactcgctgcaggattcccagcctctgaccctgcTCTTGTAGCCCCTGTGTGTTTATGGctgggtccagttcagtttctggtcaatggtaacccccaggatgttgatagtggggggaattcagtgatggtaacaccattgaacgtcaagggggcgatggttagattctctctcaatgggaacccccaggatgttgatagtgggggggattcagtgatggtaacaccattgaacatcaaggaggcaatggttagattctctctcaatgggaacccccaggatgttgatagtgggggggattcagtgatggtaacaccattgaacgtcaaggaggcaatggttagattctctctcaatggtaaccctcaggatattgataatggggggattcagtgatggtaacaccattgaacatcaagggggcaatggttagattctctctcaatggtaacccccaggatgttgatagtggggggattcagtgatggtaacaccattgaacttcaggggggcgatggttagattctctctcaatggtaaccctcaggatattgataatggggggattcagtgatggtaacaccattgaacatcaagggggcaatggttagattctctctcaatggtaacccccaggatgttgatagtgggggggattcagtgatggtaacaccattgaacatcaaggggcgatggttagattctctctcaatgggaacccccaggatgttgatagtgggggggattcagtgacggtaacaccattgaacatcaaggtggcgatggttagattctctctcaatgggaacccccaggatgttgatagtgggggggattcagtgatggtaacaccattgaatgtcgagggggcgatggttagactGTCTCCTTGtggagatggtcatagcctggtgtttgtgtggtgtgaatgttatttaCCACTTGTCATCCCAAGCctgggtcttgttgcatttgaacccAGACTGTTTCGGTATCTGAGGAGGGGCGAACTGTGCTGAACACTGCGCAATCATCGATGATCATCCCCTACTTACGACGGAGGggggaggtcattgatgaagcagctgaaggtggttggacctaggacaccaccctgaggagctcctgcagagatgtcctggactgtgattacggacTGTAGCCTTCTTCCTCCGTGCTGGGTATGACTCCAGACAGCAGAACGTTGTCCCCTCGAATCCCACAGACCCCAGATTCGCTCGGGTTTCTGGGTGCCTCACTCAGTCAAAttcagtcttgatgtcaagggccgTATCCTCCCTTTCCTATGAACTCAGGACAGTCCTGTTGTAACTGCAGAGCTCCCTGTACAAGTCCGATAGAAACTGAGGGATTGGGGGAgtattgtgggggggggggggggcggggagagcGGTTCAGAACTACAGACATTCCTACCTGAGGCCTAATGGCGGCTTTTCATAACCGTCCCCACCACTGATCACTTAGCTACCACACCTCTGGGCCTTTTGAGATAAATATCCAGTAAATTCCAACAAAAGGTCCCTTTCGAGTCTGCCTGGACACTGAGGCCTCCAGGTAAATTGGCTGTGAGACCAAAATGGAAGAAAACAGGCAACGACAAAGGCAGCTATCTCAGATCACCAGCGGGTCCTTGGCTCCACACGGGCGGTGGCCGTGTTTCCCCTCAGCAGCCACCGCTCACCCTCCTCAGTTTAAAAGGTCATTTTGCAGACCACCACCTTCACGGGGCCCGGAGGTAGGGCCTTGATGAGAGTCCAGGCTTCGTAGCAGGTCAGGCCTCGGTAGTCACGGTCACTGACCTGAACCAGTTGGTCCCCGGGTTGGATCAAACCTGACTGATGGCTGGCCCCACCTGAAAGCACAGAGTCACAgggtcattgaatcatagagatgtacagcacagaaacagacccttcggtccaaccccccatagagatgtacagcacagaaacagacccttcggtccaaccccccatagagatgtacagcacagaaacagacccttcggtccaacccccccatagagatgtacagcacagaaacagacccttcggtccatccccccatagagatgtacagcacagaaacagacccttcggtccaaccccccatagagatgtacagcacagaaacagacccttcggtccaaccccccatagagatgtacagcacagaaacagacccttcagtccaaccccccatagagatgtacagcacagaaacagacccttcagtcatagagatgtacagcacagaaacagacccttcggtccaacccctcatagagatgtacagcacagaaacagacccttcagtcatagagatgtacagcacagaaacagacccttcggtccaacccctcatagagatgtacagcacagaaacagacccttcggtccaaccccccatagagatgtacagcacagaaacagacccttcagtcatagagatgtacagcacagaaacagacccttcagtccaacccctcatagagatgtacagcacagaaacacacccttcagtcatagagtcatagagatgtacagcacagaaacagacccttcggtccaaccccccatagagatgtacagcacagaaacagacccttcggtccaacccctcatagagatgtacagcacagaaacagacccttcggtccaaccccccatagagatgtacagcacagaaacagacccttcggtccaacccctcatagagatgtacagcacagaaacatacccttcggtctaacccctcatagagatgtacagcacagaaacagacccttcggtccaacccctcatagagatgtacagcacagaaacagacccttcggtccaaccccccatagagatgtacagcacagaaacacacccttcggtccaacccctcatagagatgtacagcacagaaacatacccttcagtcatagagtcatagagatgtacagcacagaaacagacccttcggtctaacccctcatagagatgtacagcacagaaacagacccttcggtccatcccctcatagagatgtacagcacagaaacagacccttcggtctaaccccccatagagatgtacagcacagaaacagacccttcagtccaaccccccatagagatgtacagcacagaaacagacccttcggtccatccccccatagagatgtacagcacagaaacagacccttcggtctaaccccccatagagatgtacagcacagaaacagacccttcggtccaacccctcatagagatgtacagcacagaaacagacccttcggtccaacccctcatagagttgtacagcacagaaacagacccttcagtcatagagatgtacagcacagaaacagacccttcggtctaacccccccatagagatgtacagcacagaaacagacccttcggtccatcccctca
Protein-coding regions in this window:
- the LOC140453834 gene encoding pro-interleukin-16-like, with translation MKTDTGLGFSLDGGKSSSQGDRPLTIKKVFQGGASHQSGLIQPGDQLVQVSDRDYRGLTCYEAWTLIKALPPGPVKVVVCKMTF